The following are from one region of the Brienomyrus brachyistius isolate T26 chromosome 4, BBRACH_0.4, whole genome shotgun sequence genome:
- the dtna gene encoding dystrobrevin alpha isoform X14 translates to MVHTQGYVRIGDKHINLLMSQYRMIEERGHSRETMAERRQLFADMRAQDLDRIRLSTYRTACKLRFVQKKCSLHLVDIWNVIEAFRENGLNNMDLNTQFTVARLEAILSTIFYQLNKRLPTTHQINVEQSISLLLNFLLAAYDPEGHGKISVFVVKMALATICGGKMMDKLRYIFSQISDSSGIMVYAKFDQFLKEVLKLPTAVFEGPSFGYTEQAARSCFAQQKTVSLNTFLDTLMSDPPPQCLVWLPLMHRLANVENVFHPVECSYCHSESMMGFRYRCQQCHNYQLCQDCFWRGHASGSHSNQHQMKEYTSWKSPAKKLTNALSKSLSCASSGEPLHPMFPDQPEKPLNLAHVVPPRPVNSMNDSMFSHSVPNSGSPFTNKRCLGRSPPCPLPGGDRGQADEHALIKLYVSQLIEDQRPDSPEQPESSPGGTNLGLSEPSKTVEVGQIPDLTKAAPTLLKGKGLYYSVDVADRLADEHVLIGLCVNLLQTYPGRVLEVSGRLDEEHRLIARYAARLAADTTAAPQAQQQRAASDINFSMDVNKQQRQLIAELENKNREILQEIQRLRLEHEQASQPPPDKAQQNPTLLAELRLLRQRKDELEQRMSALQESRRELMLQLEGLMKLLKTQGASSPRSSPSHTISRPIPMPVRSASTSACTTPTHTPQDSLSGVGGDVQEAFAQGARRNLRNDLLVAADSITNTMSSLVKELNSEAGSETESNVDSDFGRAQFDDLVPSPTSEKAFLAQIHARKPGYHQGIGAPGALPTDITDNSDSFVRADDEAYENDSVRQLEKELKMEEFLKQNQQDKAYMVSLQE, encoded by the exons AATGATTGAAGAGCGtggacacagcagggaaaccatGGCAGAGAGAAGACAGCTGTTTGCCGATATGA GGGCTCAAGACTTGGATCGCATTCGATTATCGACTTACAGAACCGCATGCAAGCTAAGATTTGTGCAGAAGAAATGCAGTT TGCATCTAGTAGACATCTGGAATGTCATAGAGGCCTTCAGAGAGAATGGTCTCAACAACATGGACCTCAACACTCAGTTCACTGTGGCTCGGCTGGAAGCAATACTGTCCACCATCTTCTATCAGCTGAACAAACGCCTGCCAACCACCCATCAAATCAATGTAGAGCAGTCCATCAGCCTGCTCCTCAACTTCCTGCTGGCCGCTTACGATCC GGAAGGCCATGGGAAAATCTCTGTCTTTGTCGTCAAGATGGCCTTGGCAACAATTTGTGGAGGAAAGATGATGGACAAATTAAGAT ATATTTTTTCACAGATATCTGACTCTAGTGGTATAATGGTTTACGCCAAGTTTGACCAGTTCCTGAAAGAAGTCCTCAAACTGCCCACCGCCGTGTTTGAAGGCCCCTCGTTCGGCTACACTGAGCAGGCTGCAAGATCCTGCTTTGCACAACAG AAAACGGTCTCTCTGAACACCTTCCTGGACACGCTGATGTcggacccccctccccagtgccTGGTGTGGCTGCCGCTGATGCACCGTCTAGCTAATGTGGAGAACG TATTTCACCCAGTCGAATGCTCCTACTGCCACAGCGAGAGTATGATGGGATTCCGCTACCGCTGCCAGCAGTGTCATAATTACCAGCTTTGTCAGGACTGCTTCTGGAGGGGACATGCCAGTGGTTCCCATAGCAACCAGCACCAGATGAAGGAGTACACATCATGG AAATCTCCCGCAAAGAAGTTAACAAACGCTCTGAGCAAGTCGCTCAGCTGTGCTTCCAGTGGTGAACCTCTGCACCCCATGTTCCCTGACCAGCCTGAGAAGCCACTCAACTTAGCCCACGTCGT GCCTCCTCGACCAGTTAACAGCATGAACGACTCCATGTTTTCCCACTCTGTGCCCAACTCAGGAAGCCCCTTCACAAACAAAAG GTGTTTGGGCAGAAGCCCACCTTGCCCTCTCCCAGGAGGTGACCGAGGACAGGCCGATGAGCATGCTCTAATTAAGCTGTATGTAAGTCAACTGATCGAAGACCAACG CCCAGATAGCCCAGAACAGCCCGAGTCCAGTCCAGGTGGAACCAATCTAGGGCTCAG TGAACCTAGCAAGACAGTGGAAGTTGGGCAGATCCCAGATTTGACTAAAGCTGCTCCGACTCTGTTGAAAGGGAAAGG GTTGTACTACAGTGTGGACGTTGCGGACAGGCTCGCTGATGAACATGTTCTCATCGGCCTCTGTGTCAATCTGCTGCAGACCTACCCTGGGCG CGTGCTGGAGGTTAGCGGTCGGCTGGACGAGGAGCACCGGCTCATCGCTCGCTATGCCGCCCGGCTGGCTGCCGACACCACAGCTGCG CCACAAGCTCAGCAGCAAAGAGCAGCATCAGACATCAATTTCTCCATGGACGTTAATAAGCAGCAGCGGCAGCTTATAGCTGAGCTGGAGAACAAAAACAG AGAGATCCTGCAGGAGATCCAGCGGCTGCGGCTGGAGCATGAGCAGGCGTCCCAGCCGCCTCCTGACAAAGCCCAACAGAATCCCACGCTGCTGGCTGAGCTGCGACTGCTCAG ACAGCGGAAGGACGAGTTGGAACAGAGGATGTCGGCCCTGCAGGAAAGCCGGAGGGAGCTGATGTTGCAGCTGGAAGGACTGATGAAGCTGCTTAAG ACTCAGGGTGCCAGCTCACCCCGCTCCTCCCCCAGTCACACCATCAGCAGACCCATCCCCATGCCAGTGCGGTCTGCCTCCACCTCCGCCTGCACCACGCCTACCCACACTCCTCAGGACTCGCTCAGCGGTGTGGGAGGGGACGTACAGGAGGCCTTTGCTCAGG GCGCCAGGAGGAATTTGAGGAATGATTTACTGGTGGCAGCTGATTCGATCACGAACACAATGTCATCGCTGGTCAAGGAGCTCAACTCAG AAGCTGGCAGTGAAACAGAAAGCAATGTGGACTCCGACTTTGGCCGTGCTCAGTTTGATGACTTGGTGCCCTCGCCTACGTCTGAGAAGGCCTTCCTGGCTCAGATCCACGCCAGGAAGCCTGGCTACCACCAGGGCATCGGTGCTCCAGGGGCTCTCCCCACTGACAT TACGGACAATTCAGACTCCTTCGTGCGGGCGGATGATGAGGCCTACGAGAACGACTCAGTGCGGCAGCTTGAGAAAGAGCTGAAAATGGAGGAGTTCCTCAAGCAGAACCAGCAGGACAAGGCTTACATG GTGTCATTGCAGGAATGA
- the dtna gene encoding dystrobrevin alpha isoform X7, translating to MVHTQGYVRIGDKHINLLMSQYRMIEERGHSRETMAERRQLFADMRAQDLDRIRLSTYRTACKLRFVQKKCSLHLVDIWNVIEAFRENGLNNMDLNTQFTVARLEAILSTIFYQLNKRLPTTHQINVEQSISLLLNFLLAAYDPEGHGKISVFVVKMALATICGGKMMDKLRYIFSQISDSSGIMVYAKFDQFLKEVLKLPTAVFEGPSFGYTEQAARSCFAQQKTVSLNTFLDTLMSDPPPQCLVWLPLMHRLANVENVFHPVECSYCHSESMMGFRYRCQQCHNYQLCQDCFWRGHASGSHSNQHQMKEYTSWKSPAKKLTNALSKSLSCASSGEPLHPMFPDQPEKPLNLAHVVDTWPPRPVNSMNDSMFSHSVPNSGSPFTNKSEPSKTVEVGQIPDLTKAAPTLLKGKGLYYSVDVADRLADEHVLIGLCVNLLQTYPGRVLEVSGRLDEEHRLIARYAARLAADTTAAPQAQQQRAASDINFSMDVNKQQRQLIAELENKNREILQEIQRLRLEHEQASQPPPDKAQQNPTLLAELRLLRQRKDELEQRMSALQESRRELMLQLEGLMKLLKTQGASSPRSSPSHTISRPIPMPVRSASTSACTTPTHTPQDSLSGVGGDVQEAFAQGARRNLRNDLLVAADSITNTMSSLVKELNSEAGSETESNVDSDFGRAQFDDLVPSPTSEKAFLAQIHARKPGYHQGIGAPGALPTDITDNSDSFVRADDEAYENDSVRQLEKELKMEEFLKQNQQDKAYMVSLQE from the exons AATGATTGAAGAGCGtggacacagcagggaaaccatGGCAGAGAGAAGACAGCTGTTTGCCGATATGA GGGCTCAAGACTTGGATCGCATTCGATTATCGACTTACAGAACCGCATGCAAGCTAAGATTTGTGCAGAAGAAATGCAGTT TGCATCTAGTAGACATCTGGAATGTCATAGAGGCCTTCAGAGAGAATGGTCTCAACAACATGGACCTCAACACTCAGTTCACTGTGGCTCGGCTGGAAGCAATACTGTCCACCATCTTCTATCAGCTGAACAAACGCCTGCCAACCACCCATCAAATCAATGTAGAGCAGTCCATCAGCCTGCTCCTCAACTTCCTGCTGGCCGCTTACGATCC GGAAGGCCATGGGAAAATCTCTGTCTTTGTCGTCAAGATGGCCTTGGCAACAATTTGTGGAGGAAAGATGATGGACAAATTAAGAT ATATTTTTTCACAGATATCTGACTCTAGTGGTATAATGGTTTACGCCAAGTTTGACCAGTTCCTGAAAGAAGTCCTCAAACTGCCCACCGCCGTGTTTGAAGGCCCCTCGTTCGGCTACACTGAGCAGGCTGCAAGATCCTGCTTTGCACAACAG AAAACGGTCTCTCTGAACACCTTCCTGGACACGCTGATGTcggacccccctccccagtgccTGGTGTGGCTGCCGCTGATGCACCGTCTAGCTAATGTGGAGAACG TATTTCACCCAGTCGAATGCTCCTACTGCCACAGCGAGAGTATGATGGGATTCCGCTACCGCTGCCAGCAGTGTCATAATTACCAGCTTTGTCAGGACTGCTTCTGGAGGGGACATGCCAGTGGTTCCCATAGCAACCAGCACCAGATGAAGGAGTACACATCATGG AAATCTCCCGCAAAGAAGTTAACAAACGCTCTGAGCAAGTCGCTCAGCTGTGCTTCCAGTGGTGAACCTCTGCACCCCATGTTCCCTGACCAGCCTGAGAAGCCACTCAACTTAGCCCACGTCGT TGATACTTG GCCTCCTCGACCAGTTAACAGCATGAACGACTCCATGTTTTCCCACTCTGTGCCCAACTCAGGAAGCCCCTTCACAAACAAAAG TGAACCTAGCAAGACAGTGGAAGTTGGGCAGATCCCAGATTTGACTAAAGCTGCTCCGACTCTGTTGAAAGGGAAAGG GTTGTACTACAGTGTGGACGTTGCGGACAGGCTCGCTGATGAACATGTTCTCATCGGCCTCTGTGTCAATCTGCTGCAGACCTACCCTGGGCG CGTGCTGGAGGTTAGCGGTCGGCTGGACGAGGAGCACCGGCTCATCGCTCGCTATGCCGCCCGGCTGGCTGCCGACACCACAGCTGCG CCACAAGCTCAGCAGCAAAGAGCAGCATCAGACATCAATTTCTCCATGGACGTTAATAAGCAGCAGCGGCAGCTTATAGCTGAGCTGGAGAACAAAAACAG AGAGATCCTGCAGGAGATCCAGCGGCTGCGGCTGGAGCATGAGCAGGCGTCCCAGCCGCCTCCTGACAAAGCCCAACAGAATCCCACGCTGCTGGCTGAGCTGCGACTGCTCAG ACAGCGGAAGGACGAGTTGGAACAGAGGATGTCGGCCCTGCAGGAAAGCCGGAGGGAGCTGATGTTGCAGCTGGAAGGACTGATGAAGCTGCTTAAG ACTCAGGGTGCCAGCTCACCCCGCTCCTCCCCCAGTCACACCATCAGCAGACCCATCCCCATGCCAGTGCGGTCTGCCTCCACCTCCGCCTGCACCACGCCTACCCACACTCCTCAGGACTCGCTCAGCGGTGTGGGAGGGGACGTACAGGAGGCCTTTGCTCAGG GCGCCAGGAGGAATTTGAGGAATGATTTACTGGTGGCAGCTGATTCGATCACGAACACAATGTCATCGCTGGTCAAGGAGCTCAACTCAG AAGCTGGCAGTGAAACAGAAAGCAATGTGGACTCCGACTTTGGCCGTGCTCAGTTTGATGACTTGGTGCCCTCGCCTACGTCTGAGAAGGCCTTCCTGGCTCAGATCCACGCCAGGAAGCCTGGCTACCACCAGGGCATCGGTGCTCCAGGGGCTCTCCCCACTGACAT TACGGACAATTCAGACTCCTTCGTGCGGGCGGATGATGAGGCCTACGAGAACGACTCAGTGCGGCAGCTTGAGAAAGAGCTGAAAATGGAGGAGTTCCTCAAGCAGAACCAGCAGGACAAGGCTTACATG GTGTCATTGCAGGAATGA